The sequence GGCCGACGCTCGGTGACACCGACCTGCTGGTCGTCGTGCTGATCGGGCACGGCACCTACGACGGCGTCGACGCGAAGTTCAACCTCGTCGGACCCGACCTGGAGGCGGCCGAGTGGGCCGCGCTGCTCGACGGCCTGCGCGGCTCTCAGGTGGTCGTGAACACGGCGTCCGCGTCGTTCCCGTTCCTGCGCCGCCTGGCGGGTCCGAGGCGCGTCGTCATCACGGCCACCGACTCGCCCCTGCAGAAATACGACACGGTGTTCGCCGAGTTCTTCGTGCAGGCGTTCACCGCCGACGAGGCCGACCTCGACAAGGACGGACGCGTGTCGATTGGCGAGGCCTTCACGTTCGCCGGGATGCGCGCGCGCCGCTGGTACGAGCAGCGAGGGCAGTTGGCGACCGAGCGGGCGTTGATCGACGACGACGGCGATGGCATCGGTCAGGAAGCGGGGGCGCTCGGCAGCGATGGCGCCCTCGCGAGCCGCCTGTTCCTCGACGAAGGCCCCGAGATCGCGCGATCGCGCGACCCGGCGCTCTCCGAGTTGCTCGGCCGCCGCGAATCGCTCGAGGCGTCGATCGACGAACTGCGGCGGAAGCGGACGTTCATGCCGCCCGACGACTACGACCGCGAACTCGAGCGGTTGCTCATCGAACTGGCGCGGCTCTCGCGGCGGATTCGCGGCGTGAGCTGACCTCGGCCGACGCCGGCCCGTCCCACCAGGCGACCGCGAAGCGCTCCGGTCGCCGCAGGACCCGCATCGAGAGCACGCCGCACGCGCTCCCCGCGGCGGCCACGGCGAGCGCCACGCCAGGGGCGCCGAACGGTTCGAGGCGCAGGATCCCGAGCGCGTCGGCGACGGGTCCGAGCGTCCAGCAGGCGGCCACCACGGCCGAGGGCCACTCGACGACGGTCCAGCCCGAGCGCCCAGGGGCGATGGCGAGCACCCGCGAGTCGGGAAAGGTGACCAGGTGCGCGGCGGCGGCGCCTGCCGCGATCGCGAGGGC comes from Acidobacteriota bacterium and encodes:
- a CDS encoding rhomboid family intramembrane serine protease, whose product is MIPVRDVVPSPTRPVVTVVLISASLVTTLIAESAAVSSRLPAPLVGAAATVSHGAWPLLAANGLLFWLLGPAIEDRTGPARFVLFCVATGIAGGIVPTAMGSGPAGAAALAIAAGAAAAHLVTFPDSRVLAIAPGRSGWTVVEWPSAVVAACWTLGPVADALGILRLEPFGAPGVALAVAAAGSACGVLSMRVLRRPERFAVAWWDGPASAEVSSRRESAARAAPVR